Proteins from a genomic interval of bacterium BMS3Abin14:
- the mlaE_4 gene encoding putative phospholipid ABC transporter permease protein MlaE, translating into MGTPLRITYTVAEGRILLLTLSGSWRIRDPIPTSEEFENRLFAAGEVTKVSFDGREIITWDSALPIFLKKIKLVCDREGIGLDPSGLPEGAGDLLRLATTVPEREDMRREDIKRSFLVKVGTSTIDAGHSWRETLTFLGEIVIATGRFFRGNAQYLKSDLFLFIQESGAQALGIVGLISFLVGVILAFIGAEQLAMSGAEIYVANLVGLATVRAMAAIMTGIVLAGRTGASYAAQLGTMQVNEEIDALRTLGISPIEFLVMPRMMALILMTPLLCLYADLLGILGGAVVGIGLFGITPIEYYQQTRAAIPMVNIWVGLFQGAVYGVLVAVAGCLRGMQCGRSAWDVGAAATSAVVTGITWIIASCAVMTMIFNQLGI; encoded by the coding sequence ATGGGTACTCCTCTCCGGATTACATACACCGTTGCCGAGGGCCGCATTCTCCTGCTCACCCTGTCCGGATCATGGCGGATCAGGGATCCGATACCCACATCGGAAGAGTTTGAAAATCGGCTTTTTGCGGCAGGAGAGGTGACGAAAGTTTCCTTCGATGGCCGAGAGATTATCACCTGGGACTCCGCTCTCCCCATATTTCTGAAAAAGATCAAACTGGTTTGTGACAGGGAAGGGATCGGGCTGGACCCATCGGGGCTTCCAGAGGGCGCAGGGGATCTTCTGCGCCTGGCAACGACTGTCCCCGAACGCGAGGATATGCGCAGGGAGGACATCAAGAGGTCATTTCTGGTGAAGGTGGGTACTTCCACCATCGATGCCGGTCATTCCTGGCGGGAGACCCTCACATTTCTGGGCGAGATTGTCATTGCCACAGGGAGGTTCTTCAGAGGTAATGCCCAATACCTGAAATCGGATCTCTTCCTTTTTATCCAGGAATCGGGTGCGCAGGCCCTGGGCATCGTCGGCCTGATCAGCTTTCTGGTGGGTGTCATCCTCGCTTTCATCGGGGCGGAACAGCTTGCGATGTCCGGGGCCGAGATTTACGTGGCCAACCTGGTGGGCCTGGCCACTGTTCGCGCCATGGCCGCAATCATGACCGGCATTGTTCTTGCCGGCAGGACCGGCGCCTCATACGCGGCCCAGTTGGGAACCATGCAGGTAAACGAGGAGATCGACGCTTTAAGAACACTGGGGATCTCTCCCATCGAGTTTCTGGTCATGCCCCGGATGATGGCCCTTATTCTGATGACGCCGCTACTTTGCCTTTACGCCGATCTCCTGGGCATCCTGGGCGGAGCTGTGGTGGGCATTGGCCTGTTCGGCATCACCCCCATAGAGTATTACCAGCAGACCAGGGCCGCGATCCCAATGGTCAATATCTGGGTTGGACTGTTCCAGGGCGCTGTGTACGGTGTTCTGGTGGCCGTCGCTGGATGCCTGCGGGGTATGCAGTGCGGTCGCAGCGCCTGGGATGTGGGAGCGGCGGCCACATCGGCGGTGGTGACGGGAATC
- the ywqN gene encoding putative NAD(P)H-dependent FMN-containing oxidoreductase YwqN — MAAKQVLILLGSPRKTGNSAVLAQQLAEGAEKSGADVRTLYLHGMDISPCTGCNHCQGAHAQGCVVDDDMQGIYGQFREADSIVFASPIYWFSVTAQIKMVIDRIYAVGGGEKNVFRGKEFGILLTYADSDPFTSGAVNALRMFQDISAYLGVRIAGTVYGSAYEAGEIKDSKEVMKAAFELGMKLGEEPKV, encoded by the coding sequence ATGGCTGCAAAACAGGTGCTCATTCTCCTGGGAAGCCCCCGAAAGACCGGCAACAGCGCGGTACTCGCCCAACAACTGGCGGAAGGAGCCGAAAAATCCGGAGCTGACGTCCGGACCCTGTACCTTCACGGTATGGATATAAGCCCCTGCACGGGGTGCAACCATTGCCAGGGTGCCCACGCACAGGGATGCGTCGTCGACGACGACATGCAGGGGATTTACGGTCAGTTCAGGGAGGCCGACTCCATAGTTTTCGCCAGTCCCATTTACTGGTTTTCCGTTACCGCCCAGATCAAAATGGTGATTGACAGGATCTACGCAGTGGGTGGTGGAGAAAAAAATGTTTTCAGGGGCAAAGAATTCGGGATACTCCTTACCTACGCCGATTCTGATCCCTTCACTTCCGGCGCTGTCAACGCCCTGCGCATGTTCCAGGATATATCAGCCTACCTTGGCGTAAGGATTGCCGGGACCGTATATGGATCGGCGTATGAAGCAGGGGAGATTAAGGATAGTAAAGAGGTTATGAAGGCAGCCTTCGAATTGGGGATGAAGCTGGGGGAAGAACCCAAGGTTTAG
- the qcrB gene encoding menaquinol-cytochrome c reductase cytochrome b subunit yields MAHRINLTAKTRQALTDSISLEDALPTKMPVYVDSMAYLFGVSALSALGILIFSGLTLSIFGPTWYHISGTGHFVHSLHFWAVQVFFLALVLHLLTKYTLAAWRDGRWKTWMVGILAFGIAVFTGLTGFLIQTNFDAQWIAVQAKDAMNALGVGAFFNTMNTGQVLTLHVVFLPALLTALVLVHLFLIRREGPVKPFGAGRDS; encoded by the coding sequence ATGGCGCACCGGATAAACTTGACGGCGAAAACTCGGCAGGCGCTAACGGACAGTATCTCTCTCGAAGACGCCCTTCCTACCAAGATGCCCGTTTATGTCGACTCCATGGCGTATCTCTTCGGCGTATCGGCGCTTTCGGCTTTGGGTATTCTGATCTTTAGCGGTCTGACTTTAAGCATCTTCGGACCGACCTGGTACCACATCTCCGGGACAGGGCACTTTGTGCACTCCCTCCATTTCTGGGCTGTGCAGGTCTTTTTCCTGGCTCTCGTGCTCCACCTGCTCACAAAATATACATTGGCCGCATGGCGGGACGGACGCTGGAAGACCTGGATGGTGGGCATTCTGGCCTTTGGAATCGCGGTTTTCACCGGTTTGACCGGCTTTCTGATTCAGACCAACTTCGATGCCCAGTGGATCGCCGTACAGGCGAAAGACGCCATGAACGCCCTGGGAGTGGGTGCCTTTTTCAACACCATGAATACCGGCCAGGTGCTGACCTTGCACGTGGTTTTCCTCCCGGCACTGCTTACGGCATTGGTGCTTGTCCATCTTTTCCTG